The Pseudomonas sp. G2-4 genome window below encodes:
- a CDS encoding amino acid ABC transporter permease — protein MNYQLNFAAVWRDFDTLLAGLGLGLSLALVSIAIGCVIGLAMAFALLSKHRVLRVLASVYVTVIRNTPILVLILLIYFALPSLGIRLDKLPSFVITLSLYAGAYLTEVFRGGLLSIHKGQREAGLAIGLGEWQVKAYVTVPVMLRNVLPALSNNFISLFKDTSLAAAIAVPELTYYARKINVESYRVIETWLVTTALYVAACYLIAMLLRYFEQRLAIRR, from the coding sequence ATGAATTATCAGTTGAACTTTGCCGCCGTCTGGCGCGATTTCGACACCTTGCTGGCGGGACTCGGCCTGGGGCTTTCCCTGGCGCTGGTGTCGATCGCCATCGGTTGCGTGATCGGCCTGGCGATGGCGTTCGCGCTGCTGAGCAAGCATCGCGTCCTGCGGGTGCTGGCCTCGGTGTATGTCACGGTGATCCGCAATACGCCGATTCTGGTGCTGATCCTGTTGATTTACTTCGCCTTGCCGAGCCTGGGCATTCGCCTGGACAAGCTGCCCTCGTTCGTCATCACCCTCTCGTTGTACGCCGGGGCTTACTTGACCGAAGTGTTTCGCGGTGGGTTGTTGAGCATTCACAAGGGGCAGCGTGAGGCGGGGCTGGCCATCGGCCTGGGCGAATGGCAGGTGAAAGCCTATGTCACCGTCCCGGTGATGCTGCGCAACGTATTGCCGGCCTTGTCGAACAACTTCATTTCGCTGTTCAAGGACACCTCGCTGGCGGCGGCGATTGCCGTCCCGGAGCTGACCTATTACGCCCGCAAGATCAACGTGGAGAGCTATCGGGTGATCGAAACCTGGTTGGTGACCACGGCTCTGTATGTCGCGGCCTGTTACCTCATTGCCATGCTGCTGCGCTATTTCGAGCAGCGCCTGGCGATCCGCCGTTAG
- a CDS encoding transporter substrate-binding domain-containing protein, with protein MQRRPSLFKACVFLFAATTAAVGVAQAADSKLDSVLQRGKLIVGTGSTNAPWHFQGADGKLQGFDIDIARMVAKGLFNDPEKVEFVVQSSDARIPNLLTDKVDMSCQFITVTASRAQQVAFTLPYYREGVGLLLPNNSKYKEIEDLKAGGDGVTVAVLQNVYAEELVHQALPKAKVDQYDSVDLMYQAVNSGRADAAATDQSSVKYLMVQNPGRYRSPAYAWSPQTYACAVKRGDQDWLNFVNTTLHEAMTGVEFPTYAASFKQWFGVDLPSPAIGFPVEFK; from the coding sequence ATGCAACGCCGACCATCCTTGTTCAAAGCGTGTGTTTTTCTCTTCGCGGCCACGACGGCTGCCGTGGGTGTCGCCCAGGCGGCCGACAGCAAGCTCGATAGCGTGCTGCAACGTGGGAAATTGATCGTGGGCACGGGCAGTACCAATGCGCCGTGGCACTTCCAGGGAGCGGATGGCAAGTTGCAGGGTTTTGATATCGACATCGCACGGATGGTCGCCAAGGGGCTGTTCAATGATCCTGAGAAAGTCGAGTTCGTGGTGCAGTCTTCCGATGCGCGGATTCCCAACCTGCTGACCGACAAGGTCGACATGAGCTGCCAGTTCATCACCGTCACCGCCAGCCGCGCCCAGCAGGTGGCGTTCACCTTGCCGTACTACCGCGAAGGCGTTGGCCTGCTGCTACCGAACAACAGCAAGTACAAGGAGATCGAAGACCTCAAGGCCGGCGGCGACGGTGTCACCGTGGCGGTACTGCAGAATGTGTACGCCGAAGAGTTGGTGCATCAGGCCTTGCCCAAGGCCAAGGTCGACCAGTACGACAGCGTTGACCTGATGTACCAGGCGGTGAACTCCGGTCGCGCCGATGCTGCCGCCACCGATCAGTCCTCGGTCAAATACCTGATGGTGCAGAACCCCGGCCGTTATCGCAGCCCGGCCTACGCCTGGAGCCCGCAAACCTATGCCTGCGCGGTCAAGCGCGGCGATCAGGACTGGCTGAACTTCGTCAACACCACCTTGCATGAAGCCATGACCGGCGTGGAATTCCCCACCTACGCCGCATCGTTCAAGCAGTGGTTCGGCGTGGACCTGCCGTCGCCGGCGATTGGTTTTCCTGTTGAGTTCAAATGA
- a CDS encoding type II toxin-antitoxin system Phd/YefM family antitoxin, whose product MTHIVLSQVVASISELKKNPMGTVAAGGGLSVAILNRNEPAFYCVPAREYEAMMDRLEDMELAALCRERENDPTIKVSLDDL is encoded by the coding sequence ATGACACATATCGTGCTTTCCCAAGTAGTCGCCAGCATTTCTGAGCTCAAGAAAAACCCAATGGGCACCGTTGCTGCCGGTGGAGGATTATCTGTAGCGATCCTCAATCGTAATGAGCCCGCGTTCTATTGCGTCCCTGCCAGGGAATATGAAGCCATGATGGACCGGCTTGAGGACATGGAGTTGGCTGCTCTTTGCCGCGAGCGTGAAAACGATCCAACGATCAAGGTTTCTCTCGATGACCTATGA
- a CDS encoding phospholipase D-like domain-containing protein, protein MRVLVTNPQDDFRVKAYAGTNGVLLAMDLAEPRRKGLLGFAIEKQQGDKPWLFLFNSLTFPDKAHTFPQFHATPSDKAPLQKFRWADYAVNPGVTIHYRVHLAYGSPDAPQLGESLAVTITSDDGQPTNQRVIFNRAVAASQAFQRKFPEVDALISANKNLSIDDWPDAPRRWLENGLLGRLTGFIDRALDANWALDVAIYEYELPVIVDAVNAAHARGAQVRVLYHAEPGDDTTLRNEANLEKLPAANKRGRVTHNIFHDKFIVLSRVDGSGALQPEAVLCGSTNFTANGVYRQANVIHVLDDPRVSDSYRQVFEQIWAVPQDVGATREWVNQNNPMAPDEQLFIGFSPRTGEGDLDRFVDIINAARKDLLFVTAFVLPERILDALLGQPNDDVLRYGLQNTTSRITGFHADRTAEFAATALLNTGLEGWLRENMKGQKGNLLVHTKAIVTDFTSDTPTIISGSHNLSAAASSGNDENYLIIQGDTHLADRYGLELLRFYEHYRFRYFAKKLALKQVKPLAVDDSWSDDYYREGDLRMLSRVRFCGR, encoded by the coding sequence ATGCGCGTACTCGTCACCAATCCCCAGGACGATTTTCGGGTCAAGGCCTATGCCGGCACCAACGGCGTGCTGCTCGCCATGGACCTGGCCGAACCCCGGCGCAAGGGCCTGCTGGGCTTTGCCATCGAGAAGCAGCAGGGCGACAAACCCTGGCTGTTCCTGTTCAACAGCCTGACCTTCCCCGACAAGGCCCACACGTTTCCCCAGTTCCACGCCACCCCCAGCGACAAGGCGCCGTTGCAGAAATTTCGCTGGGCCGACTACGCTGTCAACCCTGGCGTGACGATCCACTACCGCGTGCACTTGGCCTATGGCAGCCCCGATGCGCCGCAGTTGGGGGAATCCCTGGCCGTCACGATCACCAGCGACGACGGTCAGCCGACCAACCAGCGGGTGATATTCAATCGGGCCGTGGCTGCCAGCCAGGCGTTCCAGCGCAAGTTTCCCGAAGTGGACGCGTTGATTAGCGCCAACAAAAACCTGTCTATCGATGACTGGCCCGATGCCCCGCGCCGTTGGTTGGAAAATGGTTTGCTGGGGCGCTTGACCGGTTTCATCGACCGGGCGCTGGATGCCAACTGGGCCCTGGACGTCGCCATTTATGAATACGAATTGCCGGTGATTGTCGACGCGGTCAATGCCGCTCACGCTCGCGGCGCCCAAGTGCGCGTGCTTTACCATGCCGAGCCAGGCGACGACACCACGCTGCGCAACGAAGCCAACCTCGAAAAACTGCCCGCGGCCAACAAGCGCGGGCGGGTCACCCACAACATCTTCCACGACAAGTTCATCGTACTGAGTAGGGTCGACGGCAGCGGTGCGTTACAACCGGAGGCGGTGTTGTGCGGCAGTACCAATTTCACCGCCAACGGCGTTTACCGCCAGGCCAATGTGATTCATGTACTGGACGATCCCCGGGTGAGCGACAGCTATCGCCAGGTGTTCGAGCAGATCTGGGCGGTACCGCAGGACGTCGGGGCCACGCGTGAATGGGTCAATCAGAACAATCCCATGGCCCCGGACGAACAGTTGTTCATCGGTTTTTCGCCACGCACGGGAGAGGGCGATCTGGACCGTTTCGTCGATATCATCAATGCGGCTCGAAAGGACCTGTTGTTCGTCACCGCATTCGTCTTGCCCGAGCGCATCCTCGACGCCTTGCTCGGCCAGCCCAATGACGACGTGTTGCGCTACGGCCTGCAAAACACCACCAGCCGCATCACCGGCTTCCATGCCGATCGCACCGCCGAATTCGCCGCCACCGCGCTGCTCAACACCGGCCTGGAAGGTTGGTTGCGGGAAAACATGAAAGGCCAGAAGGGCAACCTGCTGGTACACACCAAAGCCATCGTCACCGACTTCACCAGCGACACGCCGACCATCATCAGCGGCAGCCACAACCTGAGCGCCGCCGCCAGCAGCGGTAACGACGAGAACTACCTGATCATCCAAGGCGACACCCACCTGGCGGACCGTTACGGGTTGGAGTTGCTGCGTTTCTATGAGCACTATCGCTTCCGCTATTTCGCGAAAAAACTCGCCCTCAAACAGGTCAAGCCGCTGGCGGTGGATGACAGCTGGAGCGATGACTATTACCGCGAGGGGGATTTGCGGATGTTGTCGAGGGTGAGGTTTTGTGGGCGCTGA